One segment of Nostoc piscinale CENA21 DNA contains the following:
- a CDS encoding chemotaxis protein CheW, with protein sequence MVSKPDFLGGTGQDHFRPELQVESPEGELHLRFYIPSHQEFALPATGIREVLELSPDRITPIPNASPLLLGTLNLRGRVIWVADLGQFLGEGTALNTDRAEIPVIAIEEQETIVGLAVEEVGGMDWLDVQNLMPPTNLPDTMAPFLRGEWSLGAKSNQCLRLLDQTAIVRSARWAG encoded by the coding sequence ATGGTGAGCAAACCGGACTTTTTAGGTGGCACTGGTCAAGACCACTTCCGCCCAGAATTACAAGTAGAAAGTCCTGAAGGTGAGTTACATTTGCGTTTTTATATTCCCTCGCATCAGGAGTTTGCCCTACCAGCTACTGGTATTCGAGAAGTTTTAGAATTAAGCCCTGATAGAATTACGCCAATTCCTAATGCTTCTCCTTTACTTTTGGGTACTCTAAATTTACGAGGTCGAGTAATTTGGGTGGCAGATTTGGGTCAATTTCTGGGCGAAGGAACTGCGCTAAATACCGATAGAGCAGAAATTCCAGTAATTGCCATTGAGGAGCAGGAAACAATAGTCGGTTTAGCAGTCGAAGAAGTCGGCGGTATGGATTGGCTAGATGTACAAAATCTGATGCCACCAACAAATCTACCAGATACGATGGCTCCCTTTTTACGTGGCGAGTGGTCATTAGGTGCTAAAAGCAATCAGTGTCTAAGATTACTTGATCAAACGGCAATTGTGCGGAGTGCAAGGTGGGCAGGATGA
- a CDS encoding response regulator transcription factor translates to MSTVLIVEDSLAQREMIIDLLKATGLTVTYASDGVEALEAIQTAPPDLVVLDIVMPRMNGYEVCRRLKSDPKTQNVPVVMCSSKGEEFDRYWGMKQGADAYIAKPFQPTELVGTVKQLLRG, encoded by the coding sequence ATGAGTACAGTTCTGATTGTGGAAGACAGTCTCGCACAGAGGGAGATGATTATTGACCTCCTGAAAGCCACTGGTTTAACAGTTACTTATGCCAGTGACGGAGTAGAAGCGTTGGAGGCCATTCAAACCGCTCCGCCAGACTTGGTGGTATTGGATATTGTCATGCCACGGATGAACGGCTACGAAGTGTGTCGGCGGTTAAAATCTGACCCAAAAACTCAAAATGTCCCTGTAGTTATGTGTTCTTCTAAAGGCGAAGAATTTGACCGCTACTGGGGAATGAAACAGGGGGCAGATGCGTATATCGCCAAACCGTTTCAACCAACAGAGTTGGTAGGAACAGTCAAACAACTCCTGCGAGGATAA
- a CDS encoding response regulator — protein MQGNLNEIDIRSILQLIELGQRTGQLLVEAGFHKQDHLNLDETIRHRHSKNHRKQSWFVFFINGQIIYCQAGDSNLSRIDDYLRHYRVETGIDQKHNTSLATQNVPEYGYLWTLLERNIISPKIAHSIIQRLVQETLFDLLSLHQGSFIFRQGAALAPQLTSLEIAPLVARITKQVQEWKRLYPQIQSPEQLPVLVDTVELRSSLPEATVNKLQHWADGKTSLRQLARYLNRDLLTIAKAIYPYVVQGWLQLVDAATNHSQTLIPELGEENHRPRIVCIDDTTTICEAVESILKLHGYEAIALTQPLEALGLVFQLRPDLILCDIAMPELDGYEICSMLRHSTAFRLVPIIMLTGKDGFIDRVRARMVGATDYLTKPFDDSELLMLVEKYVNYKSFMGTPKK, from the coding sequence ATGCAGGGAAATTTAAATGAAATTGATATTCGCAGTATTTTGCAATTGATTGAGTTAGGCCAGCGAACTGGGCAGCTTTTAGTGGAAGCTGGCTTTCACAAGCAAGATCATCTCAATCTAGATGAGACAATCAGACATCGTCATAGCAAAAATCATAGAAAACAATCATGGTTTGTCTTTTTTATCAATGGTCAAATTATTTATTGTCAAGCGGGTGATAGTAATTTATCGCGGATTGACGATTATTTACGCCATTACCGAGTTGAGACAGGAATAGATCAAAAGCACAATACTTCACTAGCCACCCAAAATGTCCCAGAGTATGGATATTTATGGACGCTGTTAGAGCGAAATATCATCAGCCCCAAAATAGCGCATAGTATTATTCAGCGCCTTGTGCAAGAAACTCTTTTTGATTTGTTGAGTTTACACCAAGGTAGTTTTATTTTTCGCCAAGGGGCAGCCCTCGCACCACAACTCACAAGTTTAGAAATTGCGCCTTTAGTAGCCAGAATCACCAAACAAGTCCAGGAATGGAAGCGCCTATATCCGCAAATTCAATCACCGGAGCAATTACCCGTATTAGTTGATACGGTAGAATTACGCTCCTCTCTACCAGAAGCAACAGTGAATAAATTACAGCATTGGGCGGATGGCAAAACATCACTCCGACAACTGGCGCGTTACCTGAATCGAGATTTATTGACAATTGCCAAGGCGATATATCCCTATGTGGTACAAGGTTGGTTGCAACTAGTAGATGCGGCGACAAACCATTCCCAAACATTGATACCAGAGTTAGGAGAAGAAAACCATCGACCGCGGATAGTTTGCATTGATGATACAACTACGATTTGTGAGGCTGTGGAGTCAATTTTAAAGTTACATGGTTATGAAGCGATCGCCCTGACTCAACCCTTAGAAGCCCTGGGACTAGTATTTCAACTACGACCAGATTTAATTTTATGCGACATCGCTATGCCAGAACTTGATGGTTACGAGATTTGCAGTATGCTGCGTCATTCGACGGCATTTCGCTTAGTACCAATTATTATGCTCACTGGCAAAGATGGCTTTATTGATCGTGTCAGAGCCAGAATGGTGGGCGCTACAGATTATCTCACAAAACCATTTGATGATTCAGAATTACTTATGCTCGTTGAGAAATATGTTAATTACAAGTCTTTTATGGGAACACCAAAGAAATAG